In Vibrio bathopelagicus, the following are encoded in one genomic region:
- a CDS encoding mechanosensitive ion channel family protein yields the protein MKKLFVLLFVGLTTSVSFPTFATEELANVENISKIASLVRWSGVFFSAIVIAAMWLLLKFINSMVTSFGSQFVQYRMLLQKLQSFMQFFIYVSTGLIVFMMSFRINDQILALIGGTLAVSVGFALKDLAASFIAGITVMIDRPFQVGDRVTFEGNYGDIITIGLRSVRMRTLNDDIITIPNNKFLNEVTTSGNYGALDMQVVIPFYVGMDEDITLARDLIQEAASSSRYIHLPKPVTVLVKQTITDNYLAIQLTCKAYVVDTAYEKLFETDITLRVMKEFKKHNINPPKISVTAH from the coding sequence ATGAAGAAATTATTTGTCCTATTATTTGTTGGCTTAACGACTTCTGTGAGTTTTCCGACCTTCGCGACGGAAGAGTTGGCCAATGTAGAAAACATCTCGAAGATTGCGAGCTTAGTACGATGGAGTGGCGTATTTTTCTCCGCTATCGTCATTGCCGCAATGTGGTTGCTGCTTAAGTTCATCAATTCAATGGTAACCAGTTTCGGTAGTCAATTCGTCCAATATCGAATGCTGCTGCAAAAGCTTCAGTCGTTTATGCAGTTCTTCATCTATGTGAGTACGGGCCTGATCGTGTTTATGATGAGTTTCCGTATCAACGACCAAATACTGGCTCTGATTGGCGGTACCCTCGCCGTATCTGTTGGCTTTGCGCTTAAAGACTTGGCGGCTTCTTTCATCGCGGGTATCACCGTGATGATCGATAGACCTTTCCAAGTTGGTGACCGCGTCACGTTCGAAGGTAACTACGGCGACATTATCACTATCGGTTTACGTTCAGTGCGTATGAGAACGCTGAACGATGACATCATTACCATCCCGAACAACAAGTTCTTAAATGAAGTGACGACGAGCGGTAACTATGGTGCATTGGATATGCAGGTCGTGATCCCGTTTTACGTAGGAATGGATGAAGACATCACCCTAGCCCGTGACTTGATTCAAGAAGCCGCTTCTTCAAGCCGTTACATCCATTTGCCGAAGCCAGTTACTGTTCTGGTTAAACAAACCATTACCGACAACTATCTAGCAATACAACTTACCTGTAAGGCTTATGTGGTCGATACGGCGTATGAGAAATTGTTTGAAACTGATATTACCCTTCGAGTGATGAAAGAGTTTAAGAAACACAACATCAACCCACCGAAGATTTCAGTGACGGCACATTAA